The Aggregicoccus sp. 17bor-14 genome contains the following window.
GGAACATCAAGTACGGGGCGGGCCGCATCGACTTCTGGTTCGACTTCTGGGGCGACCGGGTGGAGATGACGCGCGGCGAGGTGGAGGAGAACCTCGCGCGCGCCTACGCGCTGATCAACGAGGTGCGCCCGGACGTCCTGCTGGTGCAGGAGATCGAGGTGAACAGCCGCCGCTCCGCCTACGTGGACATGGTGCGCGGCCTGCTCGAGCACACCCACCTCAACTCGGCCGCCTACGTGGCCACCTGGGACAGCCGCTACATCCCCAGCGAGGGCGTGGGCCGGATGAACCTGGGCAACGCCATCCTCTCCACCTATCCCATCGTCTTCGCCGAGCGCATCCCGCAGGAGGACCGCTCGGACCAGGACCCGCTCACCCGCACCTTCTACATCCACCGCGCCGTGGCGCGCGCCGTGCTGCAGGTGGGAGAGCGCCAGGTGGCGGCGCTCACGGTGCACACCGAGGCCTACGACACCGACGGCACGAAGCAGAAGCACCTGAAGCAGATTGCAACCCTGTTGCAGGAGGAGAAGCTGCCCTTCGTCATCGGCGGGGACTTCAACTCCCTGCCGCCCGTCGCGGTGCGCACGAGCCACTTCAACGACGAGCACCCCTCGTCGCTGGGCACCGAGTTCGAGCAGCCGCCGTACCCGCTGGAGGACATGGTGCCCTTCTTCCGCGACTACGTGCC
Protein-coding sequences here:
- a CDS encoding endonuclease/exonuclease/phosphatase family protein, giving the protein MPRPLPLVLLLLLPLAACEPPAQRWDVREPVPVIQRAGAWTPPPAPSPLRLKVMTWNIKYGAGRIDFWFDFWGDRVEMTRGEVEENLARAYALINEVRPDVLLVQEIEVNSRRSAYVDMVRGLLEHTHLNSAAYVATWDSRYIPSEGVGRMNLGNAILSTYPIVFAERIPQEDRSDQDPLTRTFYIHRAVARAVLQVGERQVAALTVHTEAYDTDGTKQKHLKQIATLLQEEKLPFVIGGDFNSLPPVAVRTSHFNDEHPSSLGTEFEQPPYPLEDMVPFFRDYVPAIPLERMGSTESTQRRYFTHSVIGPDTVGSLGEPGFWNRTLDYLFVRAPDAWVPGTTDVLQQAGDSGIQSNPLYLSDHCPTVGTWEVEP